In Bifidobacterium sp. ESL0775, the following are encoded in one genomic region:
- a CDS encoding HD domain-containing protein produces MPKDAPELTGKGAVSASDGAGQVGQASGSDAEGQPFDVAHDGAESGSNGNVDNGFHSAADGGSRGKADGGSPSATQVTPATLVMKRNDAANLGIAFTVPPTDGVAGGIVPPRLLDENLAVVGAMLHDIGTYLVLKHDGSDGEKLQFDGPNYILHGLRGYDWLISQGVDESIAQFARNHTGVGLTRKQVVAQGLPLPPADYVPMNLEQEVVMVADKYNSKSIPPRFLTAQAYARKARRFGEANERQWLDLVRKYGVPDIPALAKKFDMKLDE; encoded by the coding sequence CTGCCGAAGGACGCCCCGGAGCTCACAGGGAAAGGCGCGGTTTCCGCTTCTGATGGGGCGGGACAAGTAGGCCAGGCGAGCGGTTCGGACGCGGAGGGCCAGCCGTTCGATGTTGCTCACGATGGTGCTGAAAGCGGCTCAAACGGCAATGTGGATAATGGCTTCCATAGTGCCGCCGATGGTGGCTCGCGCGGCAAAGCGGACGGCGGCTCGCCTTCCGCAACACAGGTCACCCCCGCCACGCTCGTCATGAAGCGCAACGACGCGGCCAATCTTGGCATTGCCTTCACCGTGCCGCCGACCGACGGGGTGGCGGGCGGCATCGTGCCGCCGCGCCTGCTCGATGAGAACCTTGCGGTGGTGGGGGCCATGCTCCACGATATCGGCACGTACCTTGTCTTGAAGCATGACGGGTCCGACGGCGAAAAGCTGCAATTCGACGGCCCGAACTATATCCTGCACGGTCTGCGCGGCTACGACTGGCTGATTTCGCAGGGCGTGGACGAATCCATCGCCCAATTCGCGCGCAACCATACCGGAGTGGGGCTGACCCGCAAGCAGGTCGTGGCGCAGGGACTGCCATTGCCGCCAGCCGACTACGTGCCGATGAACCTCGAACAGGAGGTGGTGATGGTGGCTGACAAATACAACAGCAAGTCCATCCCGCCCCGCTTCCTCACTGCCCAGGCCTATGCACGCAAGGCCCGCCGCTTCGGCGAGGCCAACGAGCGCCAATGGCTCGACCTCGTCAGGAAGTACGGCGTTCCCGACATCCCAGCGCTCGCTAAGAAGTTCGACATGAAACTGGACGAGTAG
- a CDS encoding KUP/HAK/KT family potassium transporter, whose product MAQSQHQGSSQPKNQRHSQERQVEEARRRPQDDDKEQGDIPLTSAEAKTVDKLAKASEASSPTDKATSKVEKTAVHAEKKAATAEKKVEKKANRVEKKAANAEKKVTNAEKKVAGAEKKAVNAEKKAVEAEKRALLRADTFTNAPKVSRDTLTHEEREEIAKHVKEEKEEAKRLTKTSHSPLGRWWRKVQSSPDKVTLGMAIVTLGVVYGDIGTSPLYTVQTFLAGQGGLEKIDRPAVLGMLSLIFWTLLLITTVKYVLVAMHADNKGEGGIFALFSLVRHYGKWLVVPAMIGGAAFLADSVLTPAVSISSAVEGLKTIPALTHAFQDTPNLTLMITIIIIVLLFCVQSRGTESIGKVFGSVVLVWFAFLALVGLVNVSGDWSMFAAINPVYGFRFLFSSHNVAGLSLMGTVFLATTGAEALYSDMGHVGRGNIYFTWPFINVALVFNYFGQGAWMLKNQGNTTLGNVNPFFEMMNPNVRYFGVFLSVAAGVIASQALITGAFTMVSEATGLNWMPHLQVRYPSRTRGQLYIPTVNVVLCVATLSVLALFKDSEHISAAYGLALTITMLATTILLTTYVWHHRHRVGAMCFFALFITTDSLFFISSMSKFLRGGWFTMLLTALILLVMITWNDGTKIERSQRRHMRPRDFKPALAKLHDDFRIPYFADNIVYLTSDSEMRRLDTDIFFSIFADHPKRARAWWAVSVQTTDEPFTREYSVENFGTDYIFRVRIKLGFKVSQSIPAYIHQVMHDLSATGELPEQKSVYPKVDADPDIGTVRYVLVHKALMPESKITGREALSLKMKYSIRRVAGSPVKWFGLAPYNPVVEVQPLFLSTRRPPRLKRTAFRSSHQAKAREARQPESQAGATDKATVETEPVKRVVAKAKPKDVSAKTETKKSKTRTDAK is encoded by the coding sequence ATGGCGCAATCGCAACATCAGGGGTCGAGCCAACCCAAAAACCAGCGACATTCGCAAGAACGACAGGTTGAGGAGGCTCGGCGTCGTCCCCAGGATGACGATAAGGAGCAGGGTGATATCCCGCTGACTTCCGCCGAGGCCAAGACCGTGGATAAGCTCGCCAAGGCGTCCGAGGCGTCTTCGCCAACCGACAAGGCAACCTCCAAGGTGGAGAAGACCGCCGTCCATGCGGAGAAGAAGGCGGCGACTGCAGAGAAGAAGGTCGAAAAGAAGGCCAATCGCGTCGAGAAGAAAGCCGCCAACGCCGAAAAGAAAGTGACCAATGCCGAAAAGAAGGTCGCTGGCGCCGAGAAAAAGGCCGTGAACGCCGAGAAGAAGGCAGTCGAGGCCGAGAAGCGTGCGCTGTTGCGCGCCGACACCTTCACCAACGCGCCCAAGGTCTCGCGCGACACGCTGACACATGAGGAACGTGAGGAGATTGCCAAGCATGTCAAAGAGGAGAAGGAAGAGGCCAAGAGGCTGACCAAGACCTCGCACAGCCCATTGGGCCGCTGGTGGCGCAAGGTGCAGTCCAGCCCCGACAAGGTGACGCTGGGTATGGCCATCGTCACGCTCGGCGTGGTCTATGGCGACATTGGCACCTCGCCGCTCTACACGGTCCAGACCTTCCTGGCGGGCCAAGGCGGGCTTGAGAAGATCGACCGCCCCGCCGTGCTCGGCATGCTCTCGCTGATTTTCTGGACGTTGCTGCTCATCACGACCGTCAAATACGTGCTGGTCGCCATGCACGCCGACAACAAGGGCGAAGGCGGCATCTTCGCGCTGTTCTCGCTGGTGCGGCATTACGGCAAATGGCTGGTCGTCCCCGCGATGATCGGCGGCGCGGCCTTCCTGGCCGATTCCGTGTTGACCCCGGCCGTCTCGATCTCCTCGGCAGTGGAGGGCCTGAAGACCATACCCGCCCTCACCCACGCGTTCCAGGACACCCCGAACCTGACGCTCATGATCACCATCATCATTATCGTCCTGCTCTTCTGTGTGCAATCTCGAGGCACCGAGAGCATCGGCAAGGTCTTCGGCTCGGTCGTCTTGGTCTGGTTCGCGTTCCTTGCGCTGGTCGGCTTGGTCAACGTCAGCGGCGACTGGAGCATGTTCGCGGCCATCAACCCGGTCTACGGCTTCCGGTTCCTCTTCAGCTCGCACAACGTCGCCGGCCTGTCGCTGATGGGCACGGTCTTCTTGGCGACCACCGGCGCCGAGGCGCTCTATTCCGACATGGGTCACGTCGGCCGTGGCAACATCTACTTCACCTGGCCCTTCATCAACGTCGCGCTGGTCTTCAACTACTTCGGGCAGGGTGCGTGGATGCTCAAGAACCAAGGCAACACCACGCTCGGCAATGTCAACCCGTTCTTCGAGATGATGAACCCGAACGTGCGTTACTTCGGTGTCTTCCTTTCGGTCGCGGCGGGCGTGATCGCCTCGCAGGCCCTGATCACCGGCGCGTTCACGATGGTTTCGGAGGCCACTGGCCTGAACTGGATGCCGCATCTTCAGGTGCGCTACCCCTCGCGTACCCGCGGCCAGCTTTACATCCCGACGGTCAACGTCGTGCTGTGCGTCGCCACGCTCTCCGTTTTGGCGCTGTTCAAGGATTCCGAGCACATCTCCGCCGCTTACGGCCTGGCGCTGACGATCACGATGCTGGCGACGACGATCCTCCTGACCACTTACGTCTGGCACCATCGCCATCGCGTGGGCGCCATGTGCTTCTTCGCCCTGTTCATCACCACCGATTCGCTCTTCTTCATCTCCTCGATGTCGAAGTTCCTGCGCGGCGGCTGGTTCACTATGCTCCTGACCGCGCTGATTCTGCTGGTCATGATCACGTGGAACGACGGCACCAAGATCGAGCGTTCGCAGCGTCGGCACATGCGCCCGCGTGACTTCAAGCCCGCGCTCGCCAAATTGCATGACGATTTCCGTATTCCGTATTTCGCCGACAACATCGTCTACCTGACTTCGGATTCGGAGATGCGCCGCCTCGATACGGATATCTTCTTCTCGATCTTCGCCGACCATCCCAAGCGCGCCCGCGCCTGGTGGGCCGTTTCGGTGCAAACCACCGACGAGCCGTTCACGCGCGAGTATTCGGTCGAGAATTTTGGCACGGATTATATCTTCCGTGTGCGTATCAAGCTTGGTTTCAAGGTCTCGCAATCGATTCCTGCTTATATCCATCAGGTGATGCACGATCTTTCCGCCACCGGCGAGCTGCCGGAGCAGAAGTCGGTGTATCCGAAGGTGGACGCTGATCCCGATATCGGCACGGTGCGTTACGTCTTGGTGCACAAGGCGTTGATGCCGGAATCGAAGATCACCGGCCGCGAGGCGCTCTCGCTCAAGATGAAGTATTCCATCCGTCGTGTGGCTGGTTCACCGGTCAAGTGGTTCGGTTTGGCTCCGTATAATCCGGTGGTCGAGGTCCAGCCGCTCTTCCTGAGCACCCGGCGCCCACCAAGGCTCAAGCGCACCGCATTCCGTTCCAGCCATCAAGCAAAAGCGCGCGAGGCGCGTCAACCCGAAAGTCAGGCCGGCGCGACGGATAAGGCGACAGTCGAAACCGAACCGGTGAAGCGTGTCGTTGCCAAAGCCAAGCCGAAAGACGTCTCTGCCAAAACGGAAACGAAGAAAAGCAAGACGAGAACCGACGCCAAATAG
- a CDS encoding KUP/HAK/KT family potassium transporter, translated as MTQSQDRESKQPQNQEHQQNSGDTTENGGHNSPSAEKKPVHRAAKTSAKSSARSSAKTSAKSTRTAKTGNATSRTKKTTDNATKRAVSREKKALLRADTFTNAPKVSRDTLTDEERQVIAKHEQEEQEEAKKLTKVSSHSRFGRWWRKMQSSPDKVTFGMAVVALGVVYGDIGTSPLYTSQAFIAGQGGLGNIDRPAVLGLLSLVFWSITLITTVKYVFIAMRIDNKGEGGIFALFSLIRHRGKWLVIPAMLGGAAFLADSVLTPAVSISSAVEGLKTIPLFAPVFHENTNLTLVITVVIIVILFCVQSRGTERIGKVFGSVVMVWFAFLAITGLVNIGGDWSIFEAINPVYGIQFLFSSHNMAGLAIMGTVFLSTTGAEALYSDMGHVGRGNIYFTWPFIFVALVFNYFGQGAWMLRNQGNTALGNVNPFFEMMSPNVRYVGVILSVAAGVIASQALITGAFTMVSEATGLNWMPHLQVRYPARTRGQLYIPVVNIVLCVATLAVLALFKDSEHISAAYGLALTITMITTTILLTVYIWFKHKRVFASVFFIVFIAIQTLFFIASMAKFLHGGWFTMLLTAVILLIMVTWNDATKIERSQRRHMRPRDFKPALSKLHDDFRVPYFADNIVYLSSDGEMRRLDTDIFFSIFADHPKRARAWWAVSVVTTDEPFTREYSVENFGTDYIFRVRIKLGFKVSQSIPAYIHQVMHDLSATGELPEQKSVYPKVDADPDIGTVRYVLVHKALMPESKLTAREALSLKMKYSIRRVAGSPVKWFGLAPYNPVVEVQPLFVSTRRPPRLKRVALRASRRHVESKDESAHMHSSSAKNGKGKADASEKKARLEALNAVKAKAETETLSESEKSKALRAAKTLKAVRTVQAEHALQTSRAAKQGLADLAKSSGEREGKGTLAPADTGERTVVLPRSDAGKPGTSERRSS; from the coding sequence ATGACGCAATCGCAAGATCGCGAATCGAAACAACCTCAAAATCAGGAACATCAACAAAACTCTGGCGACACCACCGAAAATGGCGGGCATAACAGTCCGTCGGCGGAGAAGAAACCCGTTCACAGAGCTGCAAAGACTTCCGCCAAGTCTTCCGCAAGGTCTTCCGCCAAGACCTCCGCGAAATCAACAAGAACGGCGAAAACGGGCAACGCGACGTCACGGACGAAAAAGACGACGGACAACGCCACAAAACGCGCGGTGAGCAGGGAGAAGAAGGCGCTGCTGCGCGCCGACACTTTCACCAACGCCCCCAAGGTCTCGCGCGACACGCTGACCGACGAGGAGCGCCAGGTCATCGCCAAGCACGAGCAGGAGGAACAGGAAGAGGCCAAGAAGCTCACCAAGGTCTCCTCGCATAGCCGGTTCGGCCGCTGGTGGCGCAAGATGCAGTCCAGCCCCGACAAGGTGACGTTCGGCATGGCCGTCGTCGCGCTCGGCGTGGTCTACGGTGACATCGGGACGTCCCCGCTTTACACCTCGCAGGCCTTCATCGCCGGGCAGGGCGGCCTCGGCAACATCGACCGTCCCGCGGTGCTCGGCCTGCTTTCCTTGGTCTTCTGGTCGATCACGCTGATCACGACCGTCAAATACGTGTTCATCGCCATGCGCATCGACAACAAGGGCGAGGGCGGCATTTTCGCGCTGTTCTCGCTGATCCGCCATCGCGGCAAATGGCTGGTGATCCCCGCGATGCTGGGCGGCGCGGCCTTCCTCGCGGATTCCGTGTTGACCCCGGCCGTCTCGATCTCCTCGGCTGTGGAAGGCCTCAAGACCATCCCGCTCTTCGCGCCCGTGTTCCATGAGAACACCAACCTGACGCTCGTGATCACCGTCGTGATCATCGTCATCCTTTTCTGCGTGCAATCGCGCGGCACCGAGCGGATCGGCAAGGTCTTCGGCTCCGTGGTCATGGTCTGGTTCGCGTTCCTCGCGATCACGGGACTGGTCAACATCGGCGGCGATTGGAGCATTTTCGAGGCCATCAACCCCGTCTACGGCATCCAGTTCCTCTTCAGCTCGCACAATATGGCAGGCCTGGCCATCATGGGCACGGTCTTCCTTTCGACCACTGGCGCCGAGGCGCTCTACTCCGACATGGGCCACGTCGGCCGTGGCAACATCTACTTCACTTGGCCGTTCATCTTCGTGGCGCTCGTCTTCAACTACTTCGGTCAGGGCGCGTGGATGTTGCGCAACCAAGGCAACACCGCGCTGGGCAACGTCAACCCGTTCTTCGAGATGATGAGCCCGAACGTCCGCTATGTCGGTGTCATTCTTTCCGTGGCCGCTGGCGTGATCGCCTCGCAGGCCTTGATCACCGGCGCGTTCACGATGGTCTCGGAGGCCACCGGCTTGAACTGGATGCCGCATCTTCAGGTGCGTTACCCGGCCCGCACGCGTGGCCAGCTTTACATCCCCGTGGTCAACATCGTCCTGTGTGTGGCGACGCTGGCGGTGCTCGCTCTGTTCAAGGATTCCGAGCACATCTCCGCCGCCTACGGCCTGGCGCTGACGATCACGATGATCACGACGACGATTCTGCTCACCGTCTACATCTGGTTCAAGCATAAGCGCGTGTTCGCCAGCGTCTTCTTCATCGTGTTCATCGCCATTCAGACCCTGTTCTTCATCGCTTCCATGGCGAAGTTCCTGCACGGCGGCTGGTTCACGATGCTGCTCACGGCGGTGATCCTGCTGATTATGGTCACATGGAACGACGCCACCAAGATCGAGCGTTCGCAGCGCCGGCACATGCGCCCGCGCGATTTCAAGCCCGCGCTGAGCAAATTGCATGACGATTTCCGTGTCCCGTATTTCGCGGACAACATCGTCTACCTGTCTTCCGATGGCGAGATGCGCCGCCTCGATACGGATATCTTCTTCTCGATATTCGCCGACCATCCCAAGCGTGCCCGCGCCTGGTGGGCCGTCTCTGTGGTGACCACGGACGAGCCGTTCACCCGCGAGTATTCCGTGGAGAACTTCGGCACGGATTATATCTTCCGTGTGCGTATCAAGCTTGGTTTCAAGGTCTCGCAGTCCATTCCGGCCTATATCCATCAGGTGATGCATGATCTTTCCGCCACCGGCGAGCTGCCGGAGCAGAAGTCGGTGTATCCGAAGGTGGACGCCGACCCGGATATTGGCACCGTGCGTTATGTTTTGGTGCACAAGGCCTTGATGCCGGAATCGAAGCTGACCGCCCGCGAGGCGCTGAGCCTCAAGATGAAGTATTCCATCCGTCGTGTGGCCGGGTCACCGGTCAAGTGGTTCGGTCTGGCACCGTATAATCCGGTGGTCGAGGTGCAGCCGCTCTTCGTCTCCACCCGTCGTCCGCCGAGGCTCAAGCGTGTAGCGTTGCGCGCCAGCAGGCGTCATGTCGAATCCAAGGACGAAAGCGCCCACATGCATTCGTCATCCGCGAAAAACGGCAAAGGCAAAGCCGATGCCTCTGAGAAAAAGGCTAGGCTTGAGGCGCTCAACGCGGTGAAAGCCAAGGCCGAGACCGAGACGTTGAGCGAGAGCGAGAAGTCCAAGGCCCTGCGTGCCGCCAAGACATTGAAGGCGGTCAGAACAGTCCAGGCCGAGCACGCATTGCAAACCTCGCGGGCGGCGAAGCAAGGACTCGCCGATCTCGCCAAGAGCAGTGGCGAGCGTGAGGGCAAAGGCACACTAGCTCCTGCCGACACCGGTGAGCGGACCGTGGTTCTGCCGCGTTCCGATGCCGGCAAGCCCGGCACATCTGAGCGCCGTTCATCATAG
- a CDS encoding TatD family hydrolase, which produces MSKKHRDRSWAPAPEALPDGVHVVDDHTHVASVVPFAREMNKQAIERDQPPVPVYSVDEILDQAKAVGVEGVIDVGCELPNLKVAVQMALDHPATVHAGLAIHPNEAVLHGHRGVPGPDGLPLKYEPWHDVSFEDALAEVHRLATAYPEQVVAIGETGMDFFRTGEAAMEIQRDAFRAHIALAKELNLPMQIHDRDAHQEVIETLLKDGSPERTVFHSWSGDTELAQIAKEHGWYLSFSGASSFKGNEEIRKSAAIVGLDHIMVETDAPYLAPMPYRGRPNAPYMIPYTLRALADTLDLPIGEVAEATRRTTKAVYGV; this is translated from the coding sequence ATGAGTAAGAAACATCGGGATCGGAGTTGGGCACCGGCGCCGGAGGCGTTGCCGGATGGGGTGCATGTGGTTGATGACCACACGCATGTGGCGAGTGTGGTGCCGTTCGCGCGCGAGATGAACAAGCAAGCCATCGAGCGCGACCAGCCGCCGGTGCCGGTCTACAGCGTCGACGAGATTCTGGACCAGGCCAAGGCTGTTGGCGTCGAGGGCGTCATTGATGTGGGCTGCGAGCTGCCGAATCTCAAGGTGGCCGTCCAGATGGCGCTTGACCATCCAGCAACCGTCCACGCGGGGCTGGCGATCCACCCGAACGAGGCGGTGTTGCATGGCCATCGGGGAGTGCCTGGGCCGGATGGGTTGCCGCTCAAATATGAGCCGTGGCACGATGTGAGCTTCGAGGACGCCCTCGCGGAGGTCCATCGCTTGGCGACAGCATATCCCGAGCAGGTGGTCGCCATAGGTGAGACCGGTATGGATTTCTTCCGCACCGGCGAGGCCGCAATGGAGATTCAGCGCGACGCCTTCCGCGCCCATATCGCGCTGGCCAAGGAACTCAATCTGCCCATGCAGATTCACGACCGCGACGCCCATCAAGAGGTCATCGAAACGCTTCTGAAGGACGGCAGCCCCGAACGCACCGTCTTCCACAGCTGGTCCGGTGACACCGAGCTGGCCCAAATCGCCAAGGAACACGGCTGGTACCTGAGCTTTTCCGGGGCCTCGAGCTTCAAGGGCAACGAGGAGATCCGCAAGTCGGCGGCCATTGTGGGCCTCGACCATATCATGGTGGAAACCGACGCCCCATATCTCGCGCCGATGCCCTATCGCGGCCGCCCGAACGCGCCCTATATGATTCCGTATACTTTGAGAGCGCTCGCGGACACCCTCGATCTGCCGATAGGCGAAGTCGCGGAAGCGACGCGACGGACCACGAAAGCCGTGTATGGCGTTTGA
- a CDS encoding ATP-binding protein: MKRSIMAQLKRWKNSKDHNPLVLCGARQVGKTYVLKEFGQQEYESCAYINLMNDEAKKVFDVGYDAKQVLANIGIYVGQTIAPGKTLVIIDEIQEVPSAMTLMKAFKEDVPDQDIVAAGSYLGITLHAGISFPVGKVEMIDMYPMTFIEFLWANGQEPLAKVVERLDFATASAFSERLERYLREYYYVGGMPEAVKVFLEGTNNEDYAAARAVQRRLLRDYSADFSKHIPDGTEAERVRLAFDSIPAHLGRENHKFVFGHIAKGARARQFETAIQWIVDSGLANRVYRVDKVAKPLKFYRDLSAFKLYLHDVGLLGATMGIEAKDVLLSDKALTEYKGAMTEQYVCQQLVAGGNVPYYWTAGGNGTAEVDFVVEHAGAAAPLEAKAEENLRAKSLKSLCAKTGLHGYRTSMSGYREQDWMTNVPLWAVGPYFAVEDLVSLAH, from the coding sequence ATGAAGCGTTCGATTATGGCTCAGCTGAAGCGCTGGAAAAACTCCAAAGATCATAATCCTTTGGTGCTTTGTGGGGCTCGACAAGTGGGTAAGACGTATGTCCTGAAGGAATTCGGCCAGCAGGAATATGAGTCTTGTGCATATATCAACCTGATGAACGACGAGGCGAAGAAAGTCTTTGATGTCGGATACGACGCTAAACAAGTGTTGGCCAATATCGGAATCTACGTGGGTCAGACGATTGCACCCGGCAAAACACTGGTGATTATTGATGAGATTCAGGAAGTTCCCTCAGCCATGACGCTGATGAAGGCGTTCAAGGAAGATGTGCCGGACCAGGACATCGTTGCTGCTGGTTCCTATCTGGGAATTACTTTGCATGCGGGCATTTCTTTTCCTGTAGGAAAAGTCGAAATGATCGATATGTACCCGATGACGTTTATCGAGTTCTTGTGGGCGAATGGTCAGGAGCCGCTTGCCAAGGTCGTTGAGCGGCTCGATTTCGCAACAGCTTCGGCTTTTTCCGAACGCTTGGAACGCTATCTGCGCGAGTACTATTATGTCGGCGGTATGCCGGAAGCAGTTAAAGTGTTCCTTGAAGGAACAAACAACGAAGATTATGCCGCTGCTCGTGCGGTGCAGCGCAGATTGTTGCGCGATTACAGCGCCGATTTCTCCAAGCACATTCCCGATGGTACCGAAGCCGAACGCGTTCGTTTGGCGTTCGATTCCATTCCGGCGCATCTTGGCCGCGAGAACCACAAGTTTGTGTTCGGTCATATCGCCAAGGGTGCGCGGGCGCGGCAATTCGAGACGGCCATCCAGTGGATTGTCGATTCCGGGTTAGCCAATCGCGTCTATCGTGTCGACAAAGTGGCAAAACCCCTGAAATTCTATCGGGATTTGTCAGCTTTCAAGCTGTATCTTCACGATGTCGGTCTGCTTGGCGCAACGATGGGAATCGAAGCCAAAGATGTGTTGCTTTCTGATAAGGCTCTAACCGAATATAAGGGCGCGATGACCGAGCAGTATGTTTGCCAGCAGCTTGTCGCTGGAGGCAATGTCCCCTATTACTGGACGGCAGGAGGAAATGGAACAGCCGAGGTAGATTTCGTGGTTGAACATGCTGGCGCGGCTGCGCCTCTTGAAGCCAAGGCGGAGGAAAATCTGAGAGCCAAGAGCCTGAAGTCGCTTTGCGCCAAAACCGGATTGCATGGTTACAGAACTTCTATGTCGGGCTATCGCGAACAAGATTGGATGACGAACGTCCCACTTTGGGCGGTTGGCCCATATTTTGCGGTCGAAGATCTTGTGAGTCTTGCGCACTAG
- a CDS encoding HipA domain-containing protein → MLKLVNFEPCPDSGRFYGGDAGRKVGVSWNGDNWMLKFPGPTKELAGSVPSYTSAPLSEFLGSQIYAMHGIDVHETRLGIREGKLVCACKDFEAGHGRLVEFRELKNSMSDDETGFSGSPSDGRNVVLADVRATIYRHPWLNRIPGVIERFWDMFIIDSFIRNVDRNNTNWGILIDGETTRLAPVYDNGSSLYNKRTPKQIREHLHDSDLLRRDVLDVRSCYLDDRGHHIAPLKYIASRQDEECNKALARFVESYDQSRLDALFDSLPNEYAGVHVADNEYREYHKRILTQRYEQMLLPVYQ, encoded by the coding sequence ATGCTGAAACTGGTGAACTTTGAACCGTGCCCCGATTCCGGACGGTTCTACGGAGGCGACGCGGGACGCAAGGTCGGCGTAAGCTGGAATGGCGACAACTGGATGCTTAAGTTCCCTGGCCCCACCAAGGAACTGGCCGGCTCTGTGCCGTCTTACACTTCAGCCCCGCTCTCCGAATTCCTAGGTTCGCAGATATACGCAATGCATGGCATCGACGTGCATGAGACGAGGCTTGGCATCCGCGAGGGAAAGCTGGTCTGCGCCTGCAAGGATTTCGAAGCGGGACACGGCAGACTTGTCGAATTCCGCGAGCTCAAGAACTCCATGTCGGACGATGAGACCGGATTCTCCGGCAGCCCTTCCGACGGGCGCAACGTCGTGTTGGCCGACGTGCGGGCCACCATCTACCGACACCCTTGGCTCAACCGGATTCCCGGCGTCATCGAACGGTTCTGGGATATGTTCATCATCGATTCGTTCATCCGCAACGTCGACCGCAACAATACCAATTGGGGGATCCTCATCGATGGCGAGACCACGCGGTTGGCACCCGTCTATGACAACGGCAGTTCACTTTACAACAAACGCACGCCGAAGCAGATTCGTGAACATTTACACGACTCCGACCTACTTCGACGTGATGTGCTGGACGTCCGTTCCTGCTACCTTGACGACCGCGGACACCACATCGCTCCCCTGAAATATATCGCTTCCAGGCAAGACGAAGAATGCAACAAGGCACTGGCACGATTCGTGGAAAGCTATGACCAGTCCCGACTCGACGCTCTTTTTGACAGCCTGCCAAACGAATACGCCGGCGTGCACGTGGCCGACAACGAATACCGCGAATATCACAAGCGCATCCTGACCCAGCGCTACGAACAGATGCTGCTACCGGTGTACCAGTAA
- the rsmI gene encoding 16S rRNA (cytidine(1402)-2'-O)-methyltransferase, with translation MEAAENEAGERDMQENVIDERNVHENGGGGRDLAEDETHERGVVEDGVMIEVPRGTVVLAATPIGNMGDASARLKALLERADIVAAEDTRRLYDLANRLGVHVGGRVVANHDHNERAKADGLLDEVERGATVLVVSDAGMPTVNDPGVAIVRRAIERDLPVTCAPGPSAVLDALALSGLPTDRFCYEGFVPRKHNERIQRFRSLLGERRTIVFYETLHRIAETMGDLLEMFGPDRSMALCRELTKDYEQIRRGTIGEIHQSVINDPPRGEIVLVIAGASEDEALKAGEATASVLSIDDLAALAVERASKTNERIKDAIAEVVKAHPLPDGSLPNRKAVYAATLKLK, from the coding sequence ATGGAAGCTGCGGAAAACGAAGCCGGGGAACGCGACATGCAAGAAAACGTGATTGATGAGCGTAATGTTCATGAAAATGGTGGCGGTGGACGTGACTTGGCGGAAGACGAAACCCATGAACGGGGAGTCGTGGAAGACGGTGTGATGATCGAGGTTCCGCGAGGGACGGTGGTGTTGGCTGCCACGCCGATTGGCAATATGGGTGATGCCTCGGCCAGGCTCAAGGCGTTGCTCGAGCGCGCGGACATCGTCGCGGCGGAGGATACGCGGCGGCTTTACGATTTGGCCAACCGGCTCGGCGTGCATGTTGGCGGGCGCGTCGTCGCCAACCATGACCACAACGAGCGTGCGAAGGCCGACGGCCTGTTGGACGAGGTCGAGCGCGGGGCGACGGTATTGGTGGTCTCGGACGCGGGCATGCCCACAGTCAACGACCCGGGTGTGGCCATCGTCCGTCGTGCCATCGAGCGCGACTTGCCGGTGACCTGCGCTCCCGGCCCGTCCGCCGTGCTCGACGCGCTCGCGCTTTCCGGCCTGCCCACCGACCGTTTCTGCTATGAGGGTTTTGTGCCGCGCAAGCACAACGAACGCATTCAGCGTTTCCGCTCTCTGCTGGGGGAGCGGCGCACCATCGTTTTCTACGAAACGTTGCACCGAATCGCCGAGACGATGGGCGATCTGCTGGAAATGTTCGGCCCAGACCGCTCGATGGCCTTGTGCCGCGAGCTGACCAAGGACTATGAGCAGATTCGTCGCGGAACCATCGGCGAAATCCATCAGTCCGTCATCAACGACCCGCCGCGCGGCGAAATCGTGCTGGTCATCGCCGGCGCCAGCGAGGACGAGGCGCTCAAGGCCGGCGAAGCCACGGCGAGTGTGCTGAGCATCGATGATTTGGCCGCGCTCGCCGTCGAACGTGCCAGCAAAACCAACGAGCGTATCAAGGACGCCATCGCCGAGGTGGTCAAGGCTCACCCTCTCCCCGACGGCTCCCTCCCCAACCGCAAGGCCGTCTACGCCGCCACGTTGAAGCTGAAGTAA